The Salvelinus fontinalis isolate EN_2023a chromosome 34, ASM2944872v1, whole genome shotgun sequence region cagaaccaaccaggggaccagaacttccagactcaacctactttctgtgctgtataaaatgtctatgcaCTCTGTTATCTGAGCTTTTTCTGGAGGTTCCTTATGAGCTAAATGAACGAGTCCGTATACGCTTGTACCAGATATCTTTACTCTTAAATTAAACTGTCGCTTGTCATACAATTTACCACCTTGTCTGAATCGATCCTTGACCGGCTCACCCTTCTCCATATCCCATTATCAACAGGATgcccatcacccatttcgtacgattagttacaaattacaattcatatatgttatgaatttggtaacgtacaatatgttacgaatttgcaaaactcatatgttacaaattctaggTAGGTGACTAggtggctaacattggctagcttgctattgttagctaggctaggggttagggttatggatAAGTTTTGGAGTTAGGGTAAAtgttagggttagaggaagggttagctaaaagagttaaggttaggggaaggattagctaacataaggttacggttaggtgaagggttagctcTGTATAGGGGTTTTCAGTGGTTAGCTTTGCCCATGGCTGGGTCCGTGTGAACTACAATTACGAGGCTATGTTTTAACGTTTAGAAACTTCCATAATCATCGCTTCGAAATGGTTTTCAAAATATGTGGCCCTTAACTTTCAAATCAGCGTGAATTAATCTTTTAAATAAAAAAGTGGTTAATGTAGAAGATTTGCACAGATCCATACACCGTGTGGTAATttccatgtaaaatatatatattttttttattaaggcATGCATACATGTTTCAACCATATTCCAttcaaaaataaatcaaataagcaaaggctttgatttatTGTCAGATTgaaaaggggtcttagaaaacatttaccagaaaaagtcttaaaagtTATTAGAAAGTtatcaacacttatatttagTTCAGGATATTTTTTTCTGCCTCCTGTAAGTTTTTGAAATACCATTAACAAAAACCCACATCTTTAAGACATTTTCTATGCTCTTTACCtcatgagggaggataatgaaagttcacagaagtaacaagtaaaggtagacctatcAATTAGTTATAGTGTTTTTACAGATATTATGTTCATTAATTATTACCAAATCGGTAATAGAAGTTCTGCAATTGAATTGGCAATAATAtgaaatcatagtagtcacaaaccacagttgggtaaCTTGCTACTGTCCTCCTTTCCACTGGCATACTCTTATGTTCAGCTGATAACTGTTTTCTTTCTGTTGTCTTGTGGACAAAGCAAGAGTGAAAAATCTGGACAAGCCCTTCCATCTCCCCACCCGCCTctttcgctctcgctcgctctctccaaTGGCAAAGGTGCATAAAGATGGCGGCCCCCATGTACTTACCAGAAACACCTCATTTGCTAAGTTCGCAGTATTGTACAATGCTCTCCATTACTAATTTTCTGTATCGGCATTAGCACAGTATACATGATTCCAATTCTAGCTGCAAGTAGATTGTGCTGATTTTATAGGCACATTTAAACCATGTCGTACGCTGTAGTTTAAAAACTCTGGGGATAGTGCTTAAACGATGACATATCTGAATTCCTCCATCGTTATGCACCTTCACCATTGTCACCTTTCTCTGCTCTTTCTGACACCTACCCACGAGCCCgttctctttccatttactgtaaacACCATCCTCACCCACTGATCACCGACCGACACTGGAAGtccggttactacatgattccatatgtgttatttcatagttttgatgtcttcactattattctacaatgtagaaaatagtaaaaataaagaaaaacccttgaatgagtaggtgtgtccaaacttttgactggtactgtgcatACCTTTTGAAGTGTATGCAAATAGATTATACAAGTCGTTAGGCATTTTCAACACATTTTTCTTAAAAAGGCTAGAAGAGAAGTAGTCCATTTCTCCTCAACCATGAAAGACTATCATgaatgttgttgatgttagttctgtgtGTGCAGTTAAAGGCAAGGCGAGCTGCTTTATGTTATACGTTATTGTGTTATACGTTTATTTTTATTATGATTATGTAGCTGCACAGCAAGATGACCAACCGGCGTGTGGTGCTGCTGATCGTGTGTATCTGGGCAGGGGCTATCATCATGGGGCTGGTCCCCTCCATAGGGTGGAACTGTGAGTGCCAGTGTCAACGATTGTGTGCAGAGAtgtagcggagtcaggcgcaggacacaggtttTGAGCAACACAACGGAGTTTACTCAAAAATCAAGCAAAATTCCAAATAGGAATAATAAAAACACACTAGCACatacaacaaccactaacgacacaaacaatcacggacagaacAGAAATGTATGCCAGAGGggtaaatagggaacatgatagggggattgaaaccaggtgtgtgtaatacagacaaaacaaaacgaaactgaaacatggatcggtggtgactagaaagccggtgacgtcgaccgccgaacaccacccgaacaaggagaagggccgacttcggcggaagtcgtgacagccagTTTAGCAACTGCTCAATCATCGCCCCGCTCTACAGCCACAGGTAATCAGCTAGGTCTAGGATTAGGTCCCCCTTGTCCATATAATGTTATTTATTAGGCAAAGCTGATCCTAAGTCAGcagtcctactctgagatgcttgatacatATGACCCCTGGTCAAGAGTGAGCAGGCAAATGGACTGGAGGGTTGTTGGCGTCCAAGTATCCTAGTTGCCATCTCTTGCCGTTGTGCCCTAGCCTAGATCAAGGCACTTATCTTGCCTAAATCTGCTCCAAGGGCGCTTCTGCACTGTGGCTGGCTGACCTTGGCTTTTAACGTGTCTGTGTCTCAGGATGTTGAGTTAAAATAAAAAGACAAATGATCATAATCTACAAAGAAAAAgggcaaaatatttttttgctcCAGGTATATGATCTTCTGGGCGTCTCTCAACCTGCTCACCTTTTCTGTCATGGTGGCTGTGTACGCACGCATCTATGTCTACGTGAGACGTCAGGGTAAACGGATGTCTCAGCACACCTCCCACCATCTGAGGCACAATGAGACTGTCGTCAATCTCATGAAGACTATCTCTATTGTACTGGGTGAGGGAGTGTGATCTGGAACTGGCCTGGAAGGTACACTTCCAAGAGGATGTGATGCTAATGAAACGAATACTGTTTAACACTCGTGCCATTTTATTTGACTGTTTCTATTCTCAAAAAATGTCCATTCCATGCACAAACCTACTTACAACTTACTCATTGCTGAAAGGTACCTAACCTTTTTCCAGAACTTTGCAATTCTCTAAAACAAACATACTATTTTAATGTAAGGTAGTGGGTGAACATAATCGTTTGTTTTAATTGACAAGTGAATGGCATGGTTATGGCATATCCTTTCATGTTTTCCTCCTtggcttctctcctctccctaggaGTGTTTGTCATATGTTGGACGCCGGGCCTGATGACTCTGTTGCTAGATGGGATCATGGGTAAAGACAGCCATGCCATGACCTATGAGAAGTACTGTCTGACCCTGGCTGAGTGTAACTCCTTGGTTAACCCTATTATCTACTCCTTCCTGGACGAGGAAATGAGAAGGACCTTTAAGTGTATCCTGTGCTGCCTGTGTAGGAGGAGCTCTGACCACCAGGGGGAGCAGTCACCTGTGGAGTTCAACACACTGCAACCAGAGGTAGGTTACCAGAGAAAGATTAAGGGTCAGCTCTTTCAACCAAAACAATCCTGTATTTCCCAGCATCCTATCTCCCTACCTCCTTCTCAACTGTAATGAAGTAGTAGGTCCAAGGTACCTCTCTATGGACCTTCTTGTCTAATGGGTTTTGAGAACGAGGTGAAAGGGTGCAAGAATCAAGTAAAGATTGAGATTGAACCCCATTACGATGCTATGGGCTCTAACTTTTTACACAGTGTATGGGTTCTAATCATGCTTGTCAATTATGCTTTTTGTTGTGTCCGACATCTAAAAATGTGTTATTCTTGCTTTTACTTCGCAATGGTTTAACATGACACATTTTCTCTAATGTTTCTGTCCTTCAGTGTGTCTTAACCTAGATTTTAATTTCTTACAATGATTCAAAAGCTGGAGCTTTAtttttgcaacaacaaaaaaacaattgaCGAGGGGTGACCAAGAATGTTTTTCTTTACCTGTTatgggatttttatgaataaatgactcaaatatgtatacatttgacttagaattataactaaacagaatactactatgttactgtatggatgAATAAATCTATGAATCATAATGCTGAATATaatgtgttccttgttagaaagaatggagttatcttcagacaggctggAATGATGTGTTCTTACAGGAAattctgtctctacccagggaggggtgAGACCTTGGGCTGGTTGCAGattgtttaacaggtggcagacaaaaTAAGAACGCTAACTGTActgccattgtatccgagaggaggaaGGACATTTTAAAACCTACGACGTCAgttttattatataacctgatgtaaattgtactatgatcagtactctcgagaataaacgctattgattgattgattttgagactggtttctgtccattttatgttaataagtatcttacaaattcttatgtatgggcagagtgttttaattgaattggttgataaCATATAGGAATTAAATTCCTTTAACATTACCCCAAGCTGCTCTGGCTTGAACTTTGACTGACACTTATTCCAACTCCTTATTACAATGGATTATTCGATGCTTGTCATCGCTCTCTCTGCTTGGTCCTCTTCTGTGACTTTATTTCCACAATCAACATTTGAATACCTTTCCTTTTCCTGAGGGAGAACAAACTTTAGActgagaggctacatacagagacACCATTGTGTAATATTTTCTCCAGAATGTGTTGGTTTGGGTTGTATAAGGGGCTCTGTTGTGGCAAAATAGATTTGTCTGCCATCATTACATGATTTCTGAAAGATGAGAGCTTTGTATtccaaatgtttgtttttttggtaTAGACTATCAATAATTTTAATATAAAGACGAAATGGTAACGCTATAGACTTTAACCGAGCACTTTCTGCTGTCACAGCGTGCCACTAACTTTGTGAACAATTACTATTCATGATATTGAGCAATATTGTGTGTCTGCCTCTACacagagatacagtgccttcagaaagtatcaacaacaaaaatatgtacagtatatatttgATTTATAAATTATTCAtagcccttgacttattccacattttgttgttaaagtctgaattcaaaatgtattaaatgttttttctcacccatctacacagaataccccataatgacaaagtgaaaacatttttgtagaaatgttgcaattgtattgaaaattaaaaacataaatattttatttacccgtcagaagtttggacacacctagtcattccagggtttttctttatttttactattttctacattgtagaataatagtgaagacatcaaaactatgaaataacttgGGGTGAAACGGTTCACAAAACTCACTGTTCGGTACGTTAGTGGTGTCATGGTTTCGATACATCAACAAAATAAATGCCTGAGAAATATGTAATTTGTATTTAGATTTTCCATTTATCATAATAGTAAACATGGGCAGCTTGAATTCCCAGGAGCATATGGAAACAAAGGGACAACAAAAAACAGCAGTGCCTTCCTTATAACATTAAATAAAATAGTCATTTCAAACAGAACTTCAACAAGAGTGCATAGTCCAGCAGCATATATCAAAATTAAGTCACATAGCAGTGCCTTAAACAAATAGGACCACTTGAGAATGGTTACttgaagaaaataaaaacatttttatcaGATTTTCAAGTTTTTCTTTCAGAAGATTAGTCTATTCACATGATCTGCAGTGAGCACAGATCGGCTTGCTGTGACAATGTCAGCCGCTGTGGAGAATACCCTCTTGCTAGGGACAGAGGTCCCAGGCACAGCCAGGTAGCGCCTTGCTAACATGGCAACATGATGGTTTATTAACTCTTTGGTCTTCCACCATGTAAGTGGATCAACATCCAGGGGATGCAGTCCACTTCCCTCTATGAagtcacctcctcctctatgacCTTGACCTTTGGCTTGGTTCCCTGCTTCTGGGTCGTGGACAACTCCCCAAAAAGCTCAGCCATGGCAGACTTTTTTTCTGGAGGAGAACCCCTGTCGTCTGCCGTCTCTGGAGAGGGGTTGGCTCCTGTGGTATCTGTGGCTTGACCCTGCAGAATTAAATTAGATGAAAATTACTATCGCTGAAGTTGCTTTAAAAATATGATTTGTTGTTAGAAATATATATCAGACGCTATTATGACAATTACAATTATTACTTTATAATTCATTGTTAAATcactaattaataaaaaaaaatatatatattttttatttatttcacctttatttaaccaggtaggctagttgagaacaagttctcatttgcaactgcgacctggccaagataaagcatagcagtgtgaacagacaacaacacagagttacacatggagtaaacaataaacaagtcaataacatggtaggaaaaagagaatctatatacaatgtgtgcaaaaggcatgaggtaggcaataaatcgaataattacaatttagcagattaacactggagtgataaatcatcagatgatcatgtgcaaaaagagatactggtgtgcaaaagagcagaaaagtaaataaataaaagcagcatgggggtgaggtaggtaaattgggtgggtagtttacagatggactatgtacagctgcagggatcggttagctgctcggatagcagatttttaaagttgttgagggagataaaagtctccaacttcagagatttttgcaattcgttccagtcgcaggcagcagagaactggaaggaaaggcgtccaaatgaggttttggctttagggatgatcagtgagatacacctgctggagcgcgtgctacgggtgggtgtagccatcgtgaccagtgaactgagataaggcggcactttacctagcatagccttgtagatgacctggagccagtgggtctgacgacgaacatgtagcgagggccagccgactagggcatacaggtcgcagtggtgggtcgtataaggtgctttagtaacaaaacggatggcactgtgataaactgcatccagtttgctgagtagagtattggaagctattttgtagatgacatcgccgaagtcgaggatcggtaggatagtcagttttactagggtaagtttggcggcgtgagtgaaggaggctttgttccggaatagaaagccgactctcgatttgattttggattggagatgtttgatatgagtctggaaggagagtttgcagtctatgTCACAtttaactaaataaatacaatacctgttgtatattGGTCACAATCTCTGCTGTGAGTTCATTGTAGACTCTCAGACGAGCAGAAGCATCCAGGTGCAACAGGGACTTGAACCAGGGGTCCAAAGAGGTGCTCTTGTGTAAGAAGTCTTGGACACCAGGGTCAGCATATCTAGGCTCCGGGTTAACTCTGATAGCAGTCTTGACATCCCTTACTGCAGATTCATCTTCATCAGATGCCACCATTGATTTCAGGATCATTGTTTTCATAGGCAGGACCATGGAAACTGATGGAATGTTCGCAGTGCATTTCAGTGTTGTGACTGTTTTGAGAGGTTTGCACACTTTGATAACTTCCTCTGCTAGTTAAGACTGTCAAAGTCACAATATCTTTGACATTCTTCCTCACAGCTTGATCAGTCAGTGTAGAATACACCTCAACTTTCTGCTCAAGGTATCTCTCAACCATGTCATGGCTTGAATTCCATCTAGTAGGGACATCTTGGATTAGTTTGTGGTTTGGCAGCTCCAGCATCTCCTGTTTTGTCTTGACAACATGTGCAGCAGTTGTGCTTTTATGAAAGAAGGATACCACCTTCCTGATCTTTGCTAGGAGGCGAGAGATTGGATTCAATGGCGTTGCTTTTTGAGATGCTAGATTAATAACGTGAGCAAAGCATCCTATCTGTGGCCCCAGTCCAGCTAGTGCAACTGCATTTACAATATTTCTAGCGTTGTCAGTGGTCACAGGAATCGGTACGTTATCCCTCTCCAACTTCCACACTGCAACTACTTCCCTCAGCTCTTCCCCCAAGTTTACACTGGTGTGACCACTCTCAGGGGGACGTGTTTGAAGGACCTGACTTTTTATCTCCCACTCTGCCGTAAGGTAGCTCTAGACGTCCAACTGTCTGTTAGAGCAACAGACCGCATTTCTGAAAACTCGCTCTTAAATTGTTATTTTGTTGTATAAGGCAGGTATTAATGTCTGGGCAAAATGTGTACGGGAAGGAATAGTGAAGCGCGGCTCGACCACTTTAAACATGTTTCTGAACCCTgcatgctttttatgagttttgatgactgcacaatttggcgggttaTTGtgcagattattgaatattgtgcttttgcagtaaagctttttgaaatctgacacagcggttgcattaggaacaagtgtatctttaattctatgtaaaacatgtatctttcatcaaagtttatgagtatttattgtatttgacgtggctctctgcaatttctccggatattttggaggcatttctgaacatggcgccaatgtaaactgaggtttttggatataaatatgatcttaatcgaacaaaacatatgtattgtgtaacatgaagtcctatgagtgtcatctgatgaagatcatcaaaggttagtgattcattttctctatttctgctttttgtgactcctctctttggctggaaaaatagctgtgtttttctgtgattttgcggtgacctaacataattgtttgtagtgctttcgctgtaaagcctatttgaaatctgacactttggtgggattatcaacaagattacctttaaaatggtataagatacatgtatgtttgaggaattttaattatgagatttctgtttgaatttggcgccctgcactttcactggctgttgtcatatcatcccgttagcgggattgcagccattaatgcaatatttttttttacgatgatatatacatttatttttttccccctaGCTGTAATATATGATTAATATATTGTTTGGTTCGCAGTGCGTACCGAACCTGTGCACGGTGGACCCTGTACCGAACGGTTCAATACAAATACATGCACCGTTTCACCCctagaaataacacatatggaatcatgtagtaaccaaaaaagtgttaaacaaaatatattttatatgagattcttcaaagtagccaccctatgccttgatgacatctttgcacactcttggtattctctcaaccagcttcatgaggtagtcacctggaatgcatttcaattaacaggtgtgccttgttaagttaatttgtggattttctttccttgtttaatgcgtttgagccaatcagttgtgttgtgacaaggtaggtatgcagaagatagccctatttggtaaaagaccaagtccatattatggcaagaacagctcaaatatgcaaagagaaatgacagtccatcattactttaagacatgaaggtcagtcaattcggaaaatgtcaagaactttcaaagtttcttcaagtgcagtagcaaaaaccatcaagcgctataatgaaactggctctgaggaccgccacaggaaaaaaAGACCCAgtgttatctctgctgcagaggataagtttattagagttaacAGATTGCAAccgaaataaatgcttcacagagttcaagcaacagacacatctcaacataaactgttcataggagactgcgtgaatcaggactacatggtcgaattgctgcaaagaaaccactactaaaggacaccaataagaagaagagacttacttgggccaagaaacacgagcaatggacattagacgggtggaaatctgtctgagtccaaatttgagatttttggttccaatcgccatgtctttgtgagacgcagagtaggtgaacggatgatctccacatgtgtggttcccactgtgaagcatggaggaggtggtgtgatggtgtgggggtgctttactggtgacactgatttatttagaattcaaggcacacttaaccagcatggttaccacagcattctgcagcaatacgccattccatctgttttgtgcttagtggaactatcatttgtttttcaaaaggacaatgacccagatcacacctccaggctgtgtaagggctatttgaccaagaaggagagtgatggtgctgcatcagatgacctggcctccacaatcacccgacctcaacctaattgagaaggtttgggatgagttgaaccgcagagtgaaggaaaagcagcctacaagtgctcagcacgtatgggaactccttcaagaccgttggaaaagcattcctcatgaagttagttgagagaatgctaagagtgtgcaaagcaagggtggctactttgaagaatcggaaatataaaatatatttatttgtttaacacagttttggttactacatgattccatgtgttatttcatagttttgatgtttaaaacgattattctacaatgtagaaaatagtttcaattataatttttttaaacttgaatgagtaggtgtgtcaacttttgactggtactgtaagtattcacatccctttggcatgacaaattgagctcaggtgcatccaatttcctttggtCCTCCTTGAGATgccactacaacttgattggagtccacctatcgccaattcaattgtttaaacatgatttagaaagaaacacacctgtctgtctacagtgcatttggaaagtgttaataccccttgactttttccacattttgtttctttatagccttattctaaaatggattaaatagttttcccccctcaatctacacacaataccccataatgacaaagcaaaaactccAGAGtgctgaatactaatgtaaatgtaatccgttttttatttgtaataaatttgcaaacatttctaaacttttttgctttttcattatggagtattgtgtgtagatatttttttttttttattgaatccattttagaataaggctgtaacgtaacaaaatgtggaaaaagtcaaggggtctgaatactttccaaatgcactgaatgaggtcccacagctgacagtgcatttcagagcagaaactataccatgatgTCCAAGGAACTCCGTAGATCTCAAAGATATATTCCTCATCACATCCCAATtctatctggggaagggtattaaACAAGTTttagtgttgaaagtttccaagagcacagtggtctccatcatttgggaaatgaaaaaaatatggaactacccagactctgcctggTCATCTGAGCAACCAGGCAAGTACaaccttggttagggaggtgaccatcaacccaatgaccactctctacagcacttcacctaTCTGGGATTtttgggagagtggccagatggaagccactcctgagaacaAGGCACGTAACAGCAAGCCTGGAGTTTGCACAAAAGGCACGTGAATTACTGAGATGAGACAAATTGAActcattggcctgaatgcaaagcgcatcacccgtctaacaccatccctaccgtgaagcatgttggtggcagcatcatgcgatAGGGATGCTTTGCAGCTGTAGGGACTGGAAGACTGGTAAGACTGGAGGGTacaatggagccaaatacaggcaaatgcttgatgagaacctgcttcagaagTGCAAACGACCTTAGACTGGGTTGAAGATTTACATTCTAACAGGActatgaccccaaacatacagccaaagcaacactggaatggcttcagaacaagaatgtgaaagtcctttaaaaaacatttttttaactaggcaagtcagttaagaataaagtcatatttacaatgacggcctaggaacagtgggttaactgccttgttcaggggcagaacgacacgtttgttaacttggctttcaaagaccttagaaaggcagggtaggatagatataggtctgtagcagtttgggtctagagtgtctccccctttgacaAATtgaagctttccaatctttgtggatctcagatgatacgaaagagaggttgaacaggctagtaaataGGGGTTGATTttagaaagagggtccagattttctagctaggctgatttgtaggggtccagattttgcagctctttcagaacatcagctatctggatttgggtgaaggagaaatgggggaagcttgggcaagttgctgtggggggtgcagggctgttaaccggggtaggggtagccaggtggaaagcatggccagccttagagaaatgcttattgaaattctcaattatcgtggatttataggtggtgacagtgtttcctagcctcagtgcagtgggcagctgggaagaggtgctcttattctccatggactttacagtgtcccagaaatttttggagtttgtgctacaggatg contains the following coding sequences:
- the LOC129833897 gene encoding lysophosphatidic acid receptor 1-A-like codes for the protein MPLSNLCLELMSGGVYPMEVKDLMARVERDGDLSRSKRSTGVDPGDPTYIDAIGVPRGVPDKYKLLHSKMTNRRVVLLIVCIWAGAIIMGLVPSIGWNCECQCQRLCAEINCSIIAPLYSHRYMIFWASLNLLTFSVMVAVYARIYVYVRRQGKRMSQHTSHHLRHNETVVNLMKTISIVLGVFVICWTPGLMTLLLDGIMGKDSHAMTYEKYCLTLAECNSLVNPIIYSFLDEEMRRTFKCILCCLCRRSSDHQGEQSPVEFNTLQPECVLT